In the genome of Kluyveromyces marxianus DMKU3-1042 DNA, complete genome, chromosome 1, one region contains:
- the RBA50 gene encoding Rba50p: MDLFGDIVERETIAPDAISAEMPTTGFPKLHQPTKVSSWKERLMEKRKNKQKNTASGSRESPVSRQTGGTTATSKDSETLSEAERIHLQNLALLQNMTPEQFENERQELLDSLNPAVLKSLIARVNKKMEAMSVNDNDANGDGSNSSRRSEIPQYAEIEGPGTWIGGSYENKDLPKLDDKAVDEALGIRSTIDADEVASEIKRDVNDPSNVNDIGKSIEDDFDDVETAFKDEDDMAPQEYQFIQSIDHMSNKDLLADVHFIKAKNNKQDENKSEYEPLDINDPNFNEELHRKFFPDLPQEPEKLKWMQQVNTEAMGDGVLHDVSACRFDFKGNMVPPNRKLETTNDGLHHHSEDPELAGYTIPELAHLAMSKFPAQRCIAIQTLGRILFKLGKQSYSQLVPEVDAETYKEEGGSKQIINKIYFMFWDLVKDCQVIDALQLAADESKTPNLSVRNYAIDALWLWKQGSGDPRAVSKEQK, translated from the coding sequence ATGGATTTGTTCGGTGATATTGTTGAGAGAGAAACCATTGCACCTGATGCCATCAGTGCAGAGATGCCAACTACAGGGTTTCCCAAGCTTCATCAACCCACAAAAGTTTCGagttggaaagaaagactgatggaaaagagaaagaataagcaaaaaaatactGCTTCTGGTTCCAGAGAATCCCCCGTTTCTCGTCAAACCGGCGGTACTACTGCGACTTCAAAGGACTCGGAAACTTTGTCAGAAGCAGAAAGGATACATCTACAAAACTTGGCACTTTTACAGAATATGACTCCAGAGCAGttcgaaaatgaaagacaAGAGTTACTAGACTCTTTAAATCCGGCTGTTTTGAAATCATTGATAGCAAGAgtgaataaaaaaatggaagcTATGTCAGTTAATGACAATGATGCCAACGGTGATGGGTCTAACTCTAGTCGCAGATCAGAAATACCACAGTATGCAGAAATAGAAGGGCCAGGTACATGGATAGGAGGCAGTTATGAAAATAAAGACCTACCTAAACTAGATGATAAGGCAGTTGATGAAGCCTTGGGTATTCGTTCTACCATCGATGCTGATGAAGTAGCCTCGGAGATCAAGAGAGACGTTAATGATCCGTCAAACGTCAATGATATTGGTAAATCTATTGAAGATGACTTCGATGACGTTGAAACAGCATTCaaagatgaagacgatATGGCTCCACAAGAATATCAGTTCATTCAAAGTATTGATCATATGAGCAATAAAGATTTATTAGCAGACGTTCATTTCATAAAGGCAAAGAATAACAAACAAGACGAAAATAAATCAGAGTACGAACCGCTTGATATAAACGATCCAAACTTCAATGAAGAGCTACATAGGAAATTCTTTCCTGATTTACCACAAGAACCAGAAAAACTAAAGTGGATGCAACAGGTTAATACTGAGGCTATGGGCGATGGTGTTTTACATGACGTTTCAGCATGTCGATTCGACTTCAAAGGGAACATGGTTCCTCCAAATCGGAAATTGGAAACGACTAATGATGGGTTGCATCATCATTCAGAAGACCCTGAACTAGCGGGTTATACCATACCAGAGTTGGCTCATTTAGCCATGTCTAAATTCCCTGCCCAAAGATGCATTGCTATACAAACTCTTGGTAGAATACTTTTCAAGTTGGGTAAGCAATCATATTCCCAACTCGTGCCAGAAGTTGACGCGGAAACCTACAAGGAAGAGGGCGGTTCAAAGCAAAttataaataaaatatactTCATGTTTTGGGATCTCGTGAAGGATTGCCAAGTCATTGACGCTTTGCAGCTAGCTGCTGATGAATCGAAAACGCCCAATCTAAGTGTTAGAAACTACGCTATAGATGCCCTCTGGTTGTGGAAACAAGGATCTGGTGACCCTAGAGCTGTCAGCAAGGAACAAAAGTAA